The following nucleotide sequence is from Zea mays cultivar B73 chromosome 1, Zm-B73-REFERENCE-NAM-5.0, whole genome shotgun sequence.
TCTTCGATGTTGTTTGTGAACTATGAAACCATGTCATGTAATGTATTTGAACTGCTAAATGTTGTtattgaacttgtgatcttttgtTCAAATTATGGGACCTCAATGCACTTTATTTGCAAAAAAATACATATGACTCAGTTTCTGCTTCTATGCCATCGGTTTATCAGGCCAGGAGCCGATTAATCGGTCATATcggccttgttcggttagctctcaatccatgtggattgagtgagattggatgtgtttgaatcccaaacaattcaaacttcttcttaattttttccaatcccatccaatccatgtgtattgggaataaccgaacaagttcTTATCAGTCTCAAACTGTTTCAAATTCAAAACTGAGGAGATATCGGTTTTGGCCGGTTTTCACCAGTTTATCGCGATTAGCCGGTTATCGGGAGCAACCGGTTTGGTGAACCCTGGTCCCCTGCGGGTCCGATCATCCCTATGAAGCATGGCAGCCGAACAGCATCCACACTTGACTTGACATGGTGCCTATGTTTCGTGAATAGTACGCTTGATGCGAATGAAAACAGCTGCAATTGCAAGGAACCGGTTGGGCTGCAATGAAATTTGTTTTCGCTGAATAGTAGCAGTTAAAAACAATAACATCATGTACAGGTGAAAGTGCAAGAACGGCACGTGGGTCGTCCTTTACTTGTCTGCAGAGGCGAGGCTGAAAATTGAAACAGCCAAATAACACCCATGAGATCCCTCAAATATCTCAGACCATATGGCCCAATTATAACAGTTCTGTTACTATCTATTAGTACGATCCGACATCAGGTGAACATAAGAAATCACGTCAACTTGTGCATGATTTCCCCCCACTTGCTTGGTCCCCAAACTATGCAAATCTAGGAGTAGTTTATATCGCAGGTCGACGAGGACCTTTCGTTGGGCGTTAAGTTTATTTATCTCGGGATAGACTTTGGCCTGGAAGCACCTAAGCTGTTTCTACTAGTTGAAATTCACTTCTCCTGTCCCGTACCGTACTCCGGGACCCCACTcgtcgtgctcgtgcccgcccttGCTCGGGGGACGGGGACGGCCATCGCACGAACAACGCCAAGCGAGGAAATGGACGCGTCCCAACTCCCAAGGCCGCTGCCCCGGCCGTACTGCTACCCGTAGTACTGTTGCTTGATGATGGGGCCACAAGCCCACAACAGGCCACGCGGCGCACGCGAAACACACGTAGCACTACCACGTGGTCCAAGTTGTCACGGCcctctctctcccgcgcgccGGGCTTATTTGTACCGGCCCCGCCCTTGCGTTACCCAACAAGCACTCAACGTCTCCTCCAGTCCTTCGAAAACCCTGAAACCTTGGTGAAGCCGAGACGAGCAATCATCCAAGCAGCTAGTGCTTAGCATCTATGGCGACCTCCGTTCGTGGTTTCAGTAGCGCCCTCAGGGATGTGCCGGGCAGCTACGGCCTTCCGCTGGTGGGCGCCGTCCGCGACCGCCTCGACTTCTACTACTTCCAGGGCCAGGACAAGTACTTCGAGTCCCGCGTCGAGCGCTACGGCTCCACCGTGGTGCGCATGAACGTCCCGCCGGGCCCCTTCATGGCGCGCGACCCGCGGGTGGTGGCGGTCCTGGACGCCAAGAGCTTCCCCGTCCTCTTCGACATGGACAAGGTGGAGAAGAGGGACCTGTTCACGGGCACCTACATGCCCTCCACCTCCCTCACCGGCGGCCACCGCGTCTGCGCCTACCTCGACCCCTCCGAGCCCACCCACGCCAAGGTGAAGCAGCTGCTCTTCTCCCTCCTGCTCTCCCGCAAGGACGACGTCATCCCCGTCTTCCGCTCCAACTTCTCCTCGCTGCTCGCCACCGTCGAGTCGGACCTCGCCGAGGGCGGCAAGGCCGAGTTCAACAAGCTCAACGACGTCACCTCCTTCGACTTCATCGGCGAGGCCTACTTCGGCGTGCGCCCCTCGGCGACGGACCTCGGCAAGGGCGGGCCCACCAAGGCGGCCAAGTGGCTCATCTGGCAGCTCCACCCGCTCCTCACGCTCGGCCTCCCCATGGTCCTCGAGGAGCCGCTGCTCCACACGTTCCACCTCCCGCCCTTCTTCGTCAAGGGCGACTACGGGGCGCTGTACAAGTACTTCTCCACGGTGGCGAAGCAGGCGCTGGACACCGCCGAGGGCCTGGGCCTGTCGCGCGAGGAGGCCTGCCACAACCTCCTCTTCGCCACCACCTTCAACAGCTACGGCGGCCTCAAGGTGCTGTTCCCGGGCATCCTGGCCAACGTCGCCAGCGCCGGCGAGAAGCTCCACGAGCGGCTGGTGGCTGAGATTCGAGGCGCCGTGGCCGAGGCCGGCGGCAAGGTCACCCTCGCGGCGGTGGAGAAGATGGAGCTGGCCAAGTCGGTCGTGTGGGAGTCGCTGCGCCTGGACCCGCCCGTCAAGTTCCAGTACGGCCACGCCAAGAAAGACCTGCAGGTCCAGAGCCACGACGCCGTGTTCCAGGTGAAGAAGGGCGAGATGCTGTTCGGCTACCAGCCGTGCGCCACCAAGGACCCCCGCGTGTTCGGCGCCACGGCCAAGGAGTTCGTGCCCGGCCGGTTCCTCGGCGAGGAGGGCAGCAAGCTGCTGCAGTACGTCTACTGGTCCAACGGCCGCGAGACCGAGAACCCCACCGTCGACAACAAGCAGTGCCCCGGCAAGAACTTTGTGGTGCTCGTTGGCAGGCTCTTCCTCGTCGAGCTCTTCCTCCGTTACGACACCTTCACCGCCGACATCGGCAAGGACCTGCTCGGCAGCAGTGTCGTCTTCACCAGCGTCACCAAAGCTACCTCCGGTCCGGGCAGCGAGTGAACCACCCGGCGTGTCGTCATTGGCTGCGGATGGATATATGTTTGGACGTGAGTACGTGACAGGGTCCCATTTCTTAGTTTCGTCCCTTTAATAAGATACTAGGTAAGTGCTCTTGTATTGCAACTTATGTATAAATATGTATTATATTGTACGAGAAAATGTTTTGTAATCTATTTGTTAGCTTAGCCCTACATAAATTTTAGTTAGGTGCATGTGCGTTGCAACGACATATAAAATATTTGACAAAATGTTagtacacaatgattacataaaaaTGAACACCATATTTATTATTGACATCAATATCACACAAATTCTTTGGTAACAATCAATACATAACTAAACTAATACAAATCAAATTATACTACTATACGAATATCATAAAAATAGTCTAAAGATGATGACTTTTTATTCATAATCCCTACTactataaaagcacgagttttcatgTGATCCATCTATCTATAAAAGTGTTTGTTGAACATCGTGTTAGCACTGTGGTAGCTAGCGAAGAAATTAAAGCAAGGGGAAGAAGAGGGGGTACCTGTTTGGCGAGCGGTAGTCTGGCGAGCTAAGGATCTCGTAGTTGAAGACACAGAAGTTGAGGGCGAGGCTGAGCCTGATGGGGTGTGTAGGCTCTTTGATGGCAATGTCATTTATATTAATTAAACATGGTTAGAAGAGGAGATAAATGTACGTTGCAGCAACATACAAATCATTTAAAGAGGTTCGCAATTGTTCGTTCAGGTCGATTTGGATATTAAGTAAACCCTAGTCTCTAAGACTCCCTCAGTCTCAGATTTGAGACTCCCACCTGCCACCGGCCACCAAATTCCAATGAGGTGATTGGTTCCAGAAACTCGTGGAGTTTCTTTATTGTACTCATCGGTTTCATTTACCACATCCAAAAAGGCATTGGATTGATGTGTAAGTTTGAGAGAAGGAAAGAATTTTATTCTTATCCAATATTGCTACTGGAGTACCTTTCCAGTCAAATGAATAATCAACACTGTATGAAAGCAGGTCTCATGTAGCCTACAATAGAGAGACCATTTGATGGACCATCCATCTTCTCCCTATTATTATTATGAACGACATTTATTGTAAAAGACCAGGTAATGTGATTGCCTAGTCCTCTACAACTACAACTCGGGCAGTTTGATGAGGGACACATTTAAGGCTATGCTCTTGCGACCACTCATGCTATGAGACACTTTGGTGAAGCTTACTCTACAATAAACTGGCACATGAAAGTTCTAAAATTTTCTAAAAGTTCTGATCGGCATATATACAAAAGCTAGATATATTCTAATTTTAGCAGAGTTTTTATCCAATACTAATTGATGGGAAAATGGATACTCAGAGAAAGGCATCAAATTGTTGCCAATCTTTCTTTAGTTTTGCTGATATTTGTTATCCCTGATGAAAGATACCATACTCTGAAACTAacgtgagaccatcttgattttcAATCTTTTCCTAAAGTGCATGATTTGAAGGTTCACTTTCAAATCATGCATGATGTAAGTTGAATTCAACGAATCGTTAGTACCATCTTAATCGAAGGACATGCCTGGCACGTTGATGAGAAACTTTTCCACTCAGTCAAAGGTCCTGGTTAACTATAGCAACACAACATCTTACCACATGATAGTTTCCAGTATCATCTTCCAAGATGATCTCATTGTTGGGTACTTCAAAGAAAATGTTTGTACATAAGTTACCAACAGGTTAGctattgtcgggtaccataattaggggtacccccaatactcctaagcatggctggaaaacatcttcaacacagaccgtaaagactggtaagcacaactcaaagttaaagcctcatctaccaagggacgcgatctcgtctcgcccgagcccagccttgggcaagaatagtagtcccagacggattcacgcctcgcccgagggcctcctcaggcagtgggcgcacccccggctcgcccgaggccaagctcgggtagactttgtcgtatagcaacctcgaccaaatcgccttaccaccgaccgtatcgcatgcgcatttaatgcggggatcacctgacaccttatcctgacacgcgcgcctcggttggcaaggtcgaaatgaccgcagtcacttcgcccctttactgatcgttctgacaggaaaccaacactattcaccccgttccgactactgtgccaaccaccagggtaagactaataacagtaagtcacggcctctctcgagttcggcctcgggcgcaacagggagctccgcctcgcccgaccccaggcctcagcctcagcctcggcctcgggagaaggtctccgcctcgcccgaccccaggcctcggcctcagtctCAGGAGAAGGtccccgcctcgctcgacctcagcctcggcctcgagagaagtcaccgcctcgtccgacctcggcctcggaccgactacgctacaggggatacatcactaccctacccctagctagccgccttaggctacgaaggaacaagaccggtgtcacatctagattactccggcaacaggtaatgatggttccctgcatgcgtccatgatgtcgattgttctcagctctctacgaaggcaaagaaatgtcagcaggacccagggcgcaccgccagctatgcttctacagggctcaagcacttctccgccggccacgttagcacatagatacacccccatatgtacagctagaccatccccttgtatctataaaaggggatgcccaCGGCCTTCCCAAGGCACGCGAAAGAGGCTAACTTAGACGGCTCACTTCAAGGCCAAACCCTCTCccgcgaagcttgtaacccctactacgagcaccccggtgcaagataatataagccacaGCCCCCCTctcgtgtttcatcttgcatcaatccatctgggcagggacacgcaacgtcaaattcactagtcgattgagggtcctcgcgggtccaaaacgccgacagttggcatgcCAGGTAGGGGCCCAGTTGCGTGTTggcaatactttcccgttgagttccagatggataatcttcagcaacctcttcggcccgggacggtgctctgctttgggagtctcgagttcatgtcccccgacgacagctatgacatggtactcctgCCCTCgtagcacgacaacaacgacggtcgtcggctcgcccggcggaggcAAACTCGATGACGACAtctccccgtggcggaagaggaacacccgggtttgccctgccaccctcctcgccggaggaggaggagacggagcaaccatggccaggcaagaggcggcaccttgtcggctaTCGGATCAGAGCGAGCCGACGACGCTGGCGCCTCTGCGGGAGACATGTCAGGTGTTATCCTCGCACCtgggacaacgacgggtgtcgcttcccagcaacgtgccaaccccaggcGGACTAATGACACcagcacccttgcgagggacttgtcgggcattagtctcgcacctgagatagCGACACGTTCCATCTCCGATGCAACTTCATCACCATCCatcaaccaggaggtaccatcagttttccatcctgttccttttagattcagcttcgatccaccaagcgaccctgcttcAGCGAGCACTTTTGCAAGGGCATATCCTtaccttccggggtatcatatgtggtcaacttgggacctattgacgaccgtctcaacctccgaacccgcgggttccgaggaagaggacgaccctgacttcagttgggatttctccggactccatgatcccagtgccatgcgagacttcatatcCGCATGTGACCACTTCCTCTCCGGCTACTCCGacgatggccacaaccttgacgacgagggttacgacccaactcgcgaatgtttccacatcgatcagggggatcacaacGAAGACAACCACATCGGCATGCCAGGAAACGACGACGCCCCTGTGCCTgtgtctcgcgttgagatcccgcggtagctagctgtggtccgagtccctacggggggtcagggcacatagctcgagcaactccgcgagatgcaggccaagctcgacgaagaaacggggcgactcgtgcagctccgacaaaacatcgagcaggagtgggtagGTCGAGCACTCGTCGGAGGAGCGcgacatcgggcccgggacgtccagcgacgTATAATTGACGACGtgagggcagggctgcccccggccttcaacggggccggccagaacctagtTGCAGCAGCTATGTTGCTTCggacaatgccggagccatccaccaccgaggggcgatgtatccagggcgaactcaaggacctcctggaaaatgccgctgtccgacgagccgagagctctgcctctcgaaggcgagggggcccctcggagcatcacacaTCGTCCTCCCGATGCATGtgcgaggcctcggtccacaccgagcacaCAGGAGACAGGACACTTGCAGCCCTAGATCGCTTCGGCAATGAGCAACACCACCGTGACCgttgagcccgcctcgaggaaagggtgcgccgaggctagcaCCCTagacgtggaggacgctacgacagtgaggaggatcagagcccctcgcccgaaccaccaggtccacgggtcttcagccaggccatacgacgggcgccattcccggcccggttctgagccccgactaccattaccaagtactcaggggagacgaggccggagttgtggctcgcggattaccggctggcgtgccagttgggagggacggacgacgacaacctcatcatccgcaacctcccccttttcctctccggcgctgcccgggcctggctggagcatctgcctcctgcgtagcGTAGATCTtcaactgggatgacctagtcaaggccttcgctgggaatttccaaggtacgtacgtgcgccctgggaactcgtgggatctctgGAGCTGCCGCCAGCGGCTAGGGGAATCCCTGCAAGAGTACATCCGACGAttttcaaagcagtgcaccgagttacctaacatcaccgactcagacgtcatcggagcattcctcgccggcaccacttgccgggacctggtaagcaaactgggacgcaagactcccaccaaggtgagcgaattgatggacatagccaccaagttcgcctctggtcaggaggcggtcgaagccatcttccggaaggacaagcagcctcaggaaagacagaaggaagacgtccccgaggcgtccgtctagcgtggcacgaagaagaagacttggaagaaggcgcaagcaaaacgcaacgccattgacgcggatctcgtcgctgctgccgagcacaggaatcctcgaaaacctcccggaggggccaacgtgttcgacaagatgctcaaggagtcgtgcccctatcataggGGTCCcgccaagcacacccttgaagagtgcgacatgcttcggcgttacttcaataaggcCGGGCCCTCGGcataaggtggcaaggaccaaggcaacaacgagaagggggcgacaaggaagaggagttcccggaggtccacaactgcttcatgatatacggtgggcaagtagcgaatgcctcggctcaacACCGCAAGCAGgaacgtcgggaggtctgctcggcaaAGGTAGcaacaccagtctacctagactggtccgacaaacccattactttcgaccaaggcgaccaccctgactgcgtaccgagcccaggaaggtacccgcttgtcgtcgaccctgtcatcggcaatgctaggctctccaaggtcctcatggatgggggcagcagcctcaacatcatctacgccgagaccctagggctcttgggggtcgatctgtccatgatccgggccggtgcaacaccttttcacgggatcgtccccgacaagcgtgtcctgccccttgggcaacttgatttgtccgtctgcttcggaactccctccaacttccgaaaggaaaccctcactttcgaggtagtcgggttccgagggacctatcacgtggtgttgggaagaccgtgctacaccaagttcatggtcgtccccaactacacgtacctcaagctcaagatgccaggccccaagggaaccatcaccgtcggatccacatactgccacgcttacgagtgcaacgtggaatgcgtggagtacgctgaagcCCTCGCTGAGTctgaagccctcatcgccgacccggattgcctctccaaagaggcgcccgacgcgaagcggcacgccggcaacttcgaaccagctgaggcggttaagtccgtctctcTTGACCCTAGCAATGatgccatgcagcacctcgagccctcgtaggaaacgctttccgacaaggtttctactggccgaccgcagtggccgatgccactaggattgtacgctcctgtcgAGGGTGTCAATTTTACGCGAGATGGACGCACCtccccgctcaggccctacagacaatacctatcacttggtcgtttgccgtatggggtctggacctcgttggtcccttgcagaaggcacccagaggCTCCACGCACCTGCtcgttgccatcgacaaattctacaaatggatcgaagtccgacccctaaccagcatcgggtccgagcaggtggtggcattcttcacaaatatcatccaccgctttgggcttccaaactccatcatcaccgacaatggcacgcaattcactaggaaaaagttcctagacttctgcgaaggccaccacatccgtgtggactgggtcgtcgtagctcacccaatgacaaatgggcaggtggagcgcgccaatggcatgattttgcagggactaaaactgaggatctacaacgacctcaacaagtttggcaagcggtggataaaagagctaccctcggtggtttggagtctgaggacgacgccgagccgggccacgggtttctcgccgttttttctagtctatggggccgaggccgtcctacccacggacttagaatacggttccccgaggacaaaaggCATATgacgaccaaaacaaccagaccagccaagaagattcactggaccagctggaagaggctcgggacgtagccttactacactcggcgcggtatcagcagtctctgcgacgctaccacgcccgaaggattcggccccgaggcttccaagtgggagatttggtgcttcggctacgacaagacgcccgagggcaccacatgcttactcctccctgggaagggtcgttcatcatcgccaaaattttgaagaccgggacatacaagctggccaacgatcaaggcgaggtctacaacaacgcttggaacatcgaacatctacgtcgcttttacccttaaaagtgtttcaagtcgttcatgtatctcgatccctttacatgtataaataaaAGGTCTAACCATCAAGGGAGGATCgaccttgcctcagcaaaaaccgaacctccctcgggggctagaagggggaaccccctctgcgtcaaaattttcctcggaaaagttttctaccaaaacaactttcgtgcctttcgactatatcgataacagaatcctaaaaacgagcgagagagaccttgaacggcaaggccgaccgagccgagggactcctacgcctccgggatacggatacctcactcatcaccttccgcaaaaagtaactcacgctcggataagtgattctgctaccgaacaagtactaacgctcgaaacaagaggaaagaaaatgcagctttatactctgacactaaaaaagtttaggcctcagcggccgcaagaaaCATACACAAAACTGTTCCCTACAGGCTCAggtgtcggcagggggaggagcggcaccctagGCGTTGTTCCCACCCgcggcagaatctggcccggcctcggacgacgacacaggcgaaaggatctccacctcgaaaaaGGAagccagcaccgcgcctgggccctcggcagccgcgtcaagcctttggacctcggatagggcggcctcctcttcgtcgggtaagtagtagccctcgctgacccgcttcaaatccacgtcgtagtgggaagcgaggacggcgaaggcccgcctaacaccatggtgcagcgccccgcggagtctgctgcgcacgtggccgcccaaggcccacagGCGACTTTGGGGGGAgctgcccgaggggacgtcgtcgaggccgaAGGTCCGGCAaaaagccgagatggcctcggacatggccatacggtcgacctccttctgctcggccgcctgggcaagcgccttgcagttcttcacggactcgttaagagccgtctcaaaCCCTGAAGACAGCCGGACAATATTCTTCGGACACGAGGAAAAGAATTAAGCTAAAACAAAATCACAAagcaggcaaaacataccttcagcccgggcacgctgctgtgaggccatgACTCGGGCGGACCAGGCAGACCCAACAGCCACGGCCAAGCCCTCTGCAAGGGTCCCGGCTCGAGTGgtcgcctcggctagccgctccaTAACCTCAGCCAGTTGTCCCCTAAGGGCCTTAGCCCAGCTCACGGCCTTGGCAGCTTGGCTCGAGAATTGGTCTCGCTCGCTGGTGACTTGGCCGAGCTCCAGCTGTCGCATCTCCtcagcctgggaagccacctgccccCGTTCCGACGAAGCCTCCGTTCGTGCCGACGCTGCCTCtgtccgcgccgccgctgcctccgacctcagctcatcacagagcagccgaaggtccgccacctcggcgctccgttgggcgaggcgctcattggcctcggtaagcgcggTCCACCGCGACCGCAGCGACTCCCAAAGGTCGCTCTCGCGACGGATGAACAACGACTTAGCGGTGCTCACGTCCGCGAGCTCCTGAGGGAGAAAATAGgatatcacaaagaatgccctgatcACGCGAGGCGTacgtctaaatccttacctggaagaccctaggaacgtccctagaaaggatttccatggtcatctgaagcgacctcatcgccgcctcggtataTTCACGGAAATTATCCCGGAACTGCTCCTCCAGCTCATCGTTAAGGGAAAGGAGGGGCTCCGAGGTGTCgcggctgcccacaccactcattgggattgagctgcgtggggataaggccgctgctccccaagacgggccatGGTTCTACGCGCCCCACGACCGAGGCGCCGGGTCCCCCTGCAGTCGATGCATCGGGTGCCACCACACTCAACGTATCGGGCCTCTCCTCAGCCAAGGTGACAAGCCTCCgctcaccgacctcggcaacaaCAGTCGCCCCCTCCTCATGGTCGAAAATGGGGAGATCGGGGATGACCAAGGGCGGAGGCGCCTCAGCCATCTCAACATCGGCGGTGACGGGCGGCTCCGCGGGCGAATCAGCAACGGCCCCGGCAGGAATCgatgccggcgccggcaacaagACAGGCGGACTCGAGGCCGCGGCTGCGTGAATGGCCTCCCCTGGTATGATGGCCGCTCCAACAGGGGGCTcgacctgggaggcttgccccatgatagcctgtgccgcctgggccccccgccggagggcgccttgcgcggaggccaaccaaccagCGTGGCGCGCCGCAACTCCGGCTGCAGAGGCCggccccgtcttaagggccttcgtgggggccagaccaaccgagccctgcctccgcttgctgaatGGGAGAAGGGGCAAAGTCAAGATACATAGCGAAATAACTGAAACAAGGGtaccctcagatacttacccgctccggggcaaggccaatcgtgcctgcggggagacccCTCGGGCCCCGGTCTCCGCAGGCACTGCCAAGGGTTGTCCCGTGGCCAGCTTCGACGCCGCTTCCACCTCAGATGCCCGAGGCGCCGAGGGGGCGGCCTGCACAGGCGACGTCGCGACAGCCGGGGGACCAACTTCCCGTACGGCCACCACGGgcacctgctcttgggggacatgcGGTTCGGCTTGACCTCCTAGAGTCACCCCAATTATCTcgaccaaggggtcaagtaccccctcggcccgcCTCTGCTCCTCAgaccgggaccccggcgtcccggcCCTGAACGTTGGTGACGCCAGCCCACCTGGAAGCTGGCTTGACGACCTCTGGCCTAGCCTCATATCCGGACTGAGGCCAAGCCGGGCCGCCATGTCATtgtcttcgtcatcatcatcatcatcatcatcgtcgtcgtcgtcgtcgtcaggcgtgtccggcgacggctccaacaGGAGTCCATCCCTTGcttgcctccgacgacgcttctctAAAGCTTCCCGAGCTCGCATCCTCTCGCAAGCTCGGGCCTTTTCCGTGTCCTTCTTATCCTTGTCCTTCTCCGCGGCGAGCCTACACGCGGTCTGGcccgccgcgtcctccgggaccggtggccgagAGAGTTTAAAATtcctcaacccctggggacgaacgaaaatcccaacagtaagaaCTAAAGACGTAAGAAACACGACGCAAAACAGAAGGAGGGtcggacacttaccagggacacatacccatgGTCGGGACGCATCGGGGGCTGGCTAAGGACGCCagcgtccagcctccctaccatGCCCGCTACCCGTCTGAGGAagtcgtcggcggagagggaggtcgaggacatccgtgaaccctccaaatcaaccccggcttcatctccgaaagccgcaaccgccgctctgccaatgggagcaccctccggcggtggatagtGGCGACGACCCCCGTGGCGGTAAGGCCCTCGGCTTGTAACTT
It contains:
- the aos2 gene encoding allene-oxide synthase2 — its product is MATSVRGFSSALRDVPGSYGLPLVGAVRDRLDFYYFQGQDKYFESRVERYGSTVVRMNVPPGPFMARDPRVVAVLDAKSFPVLFDMDKVEKRDLFTGTYMPSTSLTGGHRVCAYLDPSEPTHAKVKQLLFSLLLSRKDDVIPVFRSNFSSLLATVESDLAEGGKAEFNKLNDVTSFDFIGEAYFGVRPSATDLGKGGPTKAAKWLIWQLHPLLTLGLPMVLEEPLLHTFHLPPFFVKGDYGALYKYFSTVAKQALDTAEGLGLSREEACHNLLFATTFNSYGGLKVLFPGILANVASAGEKLHERLVAEIRGAVAEAGGKVTLAAVEKMELAKSVVWESLRLDPPVKFQYGHAKKDLQVQSHDAVFQVKKGEMLFGYQPCATKDPRVFGATAKEFVPGRFLGEEGSKLLQYVYWSNGRETENPTVDNKQCPGKNFVVLVGRLFLVELFLRYDTFTADIGKDLLGSSVVFTSVTKATSGPGSE